The following coding sequences are from one Bufo bufo chromosome 2, aBufBuf1.1, whole genome shotgun sequence window:
- the LOC120990060 gene encoding lecithin retinol acyltransferase-like isoform X1: MKSLLVGLMVFIFEKIFIFANLKKFSLEKRKVRARCAIELSTLKRGDLLEVPRTLFVHFGIYLGNNKVAHLMPDILPAISDDECLIGKVVTNKRLILGVLAKVASIRVDTVQDFAYGGSIMVNHMDKSFKTKPFSNEEVAQRAEKLVGATSYSLLWDNCEHFVTYCRFGFPMSFQTDKFCEIVKKIIRDQRSVVISAALGLALTLCVGVGPFTTLPSFLFTFTLWMAS, from the exons ATGAAATCCCTTCTGGTAGGACTGATGGTCTTCATCTttgaaaaaatctttatttttgcAAACCTAAAGAAATTTAGCCTGGAAAAGAGAAAAGTCAGAGCAAGATGTGCTATCGAGCTAAGCACATTGAAGagaggagacttgttagaggtcCCCAGGACTCTGTTTGTTCACTTTGGGATCTACTTGGGAAACAACAAGGTTGCCCATCTGATGCCTGATATCTTGCCTGCTATTTCAGACGACGAGTGTCTGATTGGAAAAGTCGTCACCAACAAAAGGCTGATCCTGGGTGTCCTGGCTAAAGTGGCCAGTATAAGAGTGGACACTGTGCAGGACTTTGCCTATGGTGGAAGTATAATGGTTAATCACATGGACAAAAGTTTCAAGACAAAACCTTTTTCTAAtgaagaagtggctcagagggctgAGAAACTGGTGGGGGCCACATCATACAGCCTGCTGTGGGACAACTGCGAGCACTTTGTCACTTATTGCAGATTCGGGTTTCCAATGAGCTTTCAGACGGATAAG TTTTGCGAGATCGTGAAGAAGATCATTCGAGACCAAAGAAGTGTTGTGATTTCGGCTGCTTTAGGATTGGCATTGACGCTTTGTGTGGGAGTAGGCCCATTTACCACTCTTCCCAGCTTTCTTTTTACCTTCACCCTCTGGATGGCTAGCTGA